A region from the Benincasa hispida cultivar B227 chromosome 8, ASM972705v1, whole genome shotgun sequence genome encodes:
- the LOC120084186 gene encoding protein PXR1-like — protein MEKEEGLPNAEVVYQALPSEEEMEEASRRALTVSNSKEIVQTESYEGSIRVALEEAVVEKKLEMAAEKKKKKIKEKRAEGDEEAHSIKKKERKTSEMKERMREEMCLKKKEEKRKRATSPEIDREFTSIRVGKGESAQQKESMQPEEETTQIRTVAIDDGENADITPLGSIARRN, from the coding sequence atgGAAAAGGAAGAAGGGCTGCCCAACGCAGAGGTTGTTTATCAGGCATTACCTTCAGAGGAGGAGATGGAGGAAGCTTCGAGGAGAGCTCTGACCGTTTCGAATTCTAAGGAAATTGTTCAAACAGAGTCCTATGAGGGATCCATCAGGGTTGCTTTGGAGGAAGCAGTGGTGGAGAAGAAACTTGAAATGGCTgcggagaagaagaagaagaagatcaaggagAAGAGGGCTGAAGGAGATGAGGAAGCCCATTCaatcaagaagaaagaaagaaaaacgagTGAAATGAAGGAACGCATGCGGGAGGAGATGTgcctgaagaagaaagaagagaagagaaagagggCTACGAGCCCAGAAATTGACAGAGAATTCACCTCCATAAGGGTGGGTAAGGGGGAGTCAGCGCAACAAAAAGAATCAATGCAACCTGAAGAGGAAACAACACAAATAAGAACGGTTGCGATTGATGATGGAGAAAATGCAGACATCACCCCCTTAGGCAGCATCGCAAGGAGGAATTAA